GACTCCTTTTACATTAAGACCGGATGACTGTATAAGCTCAATAGCACGTGCCGTTGCTGAACGCGAATGAATGCTTACAGGTAGATTTAATTCACATGCCCAGGCAATCTGTTTTAAAAAAGCATCTTCCTGTTCTTTAACAAAGCTTATATCCCAGAAAAAATCAAGACCTATTTCCCCAACACCAAAATAATTTCCTTTTGACAATTCAGTCTCAACCAATGAAAGCTCATCCAAATAATTTTCTTTCACCGAGCATGGATGCAATCCCATCATAGGAAAACAGTTCTCCGGAAACCGTTCACATAAGTCAAGCATTGGGGTAACACTTGACGCTTCAACATTTGGAAGAAAAAAACGACTCACACCGGTATCAATTGCCCGTTGCATAAGCTCTTCTCTGTCTGTATCAAACTCTGCGGCATAGAGATGGGTGTGTGTGTCTGTAAAAATCATGATGCAAAGTAAATCGAATTTAAGTATTTAAACCAATGCTTACCTTTGCAAACATTGGCATTTGACATTTTTTCGAAAACCACTTTATGTCCCGTATTTTAGTCATCCGTTTTAGCTCTATTGGTGATATTGTTTTAACAACACCTGTTTTGCGTTGTATTAAAAAACAAATGCCCAATGCAGAAGTGCATTTTCTTACCAAGCGCGACTTTAGTGATGTATTGGCAAACAACCCCTACATTGATAACACCCTTTATGTTGATAATAATCTGTCGGAAATTATCAAGCAGTTAAAAATGGTCGGTTATGATTATGTAGTTGACCTGCATCACAACATGCGTTCGTTGAAGGTAAAAAGAGCATTAAGCGCAAAAAAATACAGTTTCAAAAAACTAAATATTGAAAAGTGGATTTATGTGAATTTTAAAATAAACAAGCTGCCGCATAAACATATAGTTGACCGATATTTTGATGCCATCAGCCCAATGGGTGTAGTCAACGATGGTCAGGGGCTTGACTATTTCATCAACCCGCTTGATGAGGTTGATATCAACACTTTTTTACCTGCATCATTCAGTCTGGGATATGTAGCTTTTGTTATTGGTGCCAAACATGCCACAAAATGTTTACCCATTGATAAAATGAAAGAGGTTGTCAGCGGACTTAAACATCAGGTGGTGCTGCTTGGTGGTTTTGAAGACAAACAAAAAGGCATTGAACTGCAAAAAATGTTTCCAAAAAGTGTTTTTAATGCTTGTGGAATTACCAGTATCGGTCAGTCGGCATCGCTCATTAAACAAAGCAAAGCTGTCATAACACACGACACCGGACTGATGCATATTGCAGCAGCCTTGCGTAAAAAAATTATTTCCGTTTGGGGCAATACCGTACCGGAGTTTGGCATGTATCCCTATCTGCCTGT
This portion of the Bacteroidia bacterium genome encodes:
- a CDS encoding glycosyltransferase family 9 protein — translated: MSRILVIRFSSIGDIVLTTPVLRCIKKQMPNAEVHFLTKRDFSDVLANNPYIDNTLYVDNNLSEIIKQLKMVGYDYVVDLHHNMRSLKVKRALSAKKYSFKKLNIEKWIYVNFKINKLPHKHIVDRYFDAISPMGVVNDGQGLDYFINPLDEVDINTFLPASFSLGYVAFVIGAKHATKCLPIDKMKEVVSGLKHQVVLLGGFEDKQKGIELQKMFPKSVFNACGITSIGQSASLIKQSKAVITHDTGLMHIAAALRKKIISVWGNTVPEFGMYPYLPVNSVPFSISEVKNLKCRPCSKIGYNTCPKKHFRCMNDMDVNEIIKNTDHYFESE
- a CDS encoding TatD family hydrolase, with product MIFTDTHTHLYAAEFDTDREELMQRAIDTGVSRFFLPNVEASSVTPMLDLCERFPENCFPMMGLHPCSVKENYLDELSLVETELSKGNYFGVGEIGLDFFWDISFVKEQEDAFLKQIAWACELNLPVSIHSRSATARAIELIQSSGLNVKGVFHCFGGNIVEAKAITDMGMFLGIGGVITYKNSGLDTIVSQVELKHIVLESDAPYLPPVPHRGKRNIPEYLLLTAQKLAVIKNCSLAEVAEQTTKNSKVIFKQ